In Euzebyales bacterium, one DNA window encodes the following:
- a CDS encoding ABC transporter permease, with product MPGRHSRCGSRHRRASRRSGWPVSRASSGSTIMFAQLLVHTLVATVGLAVLVTLGTTVFDLRAPEAPLAVVVAYVVGVFGFAAFGFLLAALLPTARSTSAISFAIYLPMIFLSGAVWPREAQPEWAQRIGDVLPLTYVVEALKEPWIFGTWHVVALAVLVAMVVAGTALSSRLFRWS from the coding sequence GTGCCGGGCAGGCACAGCAGGTGCGGTTCACGGCACCGGCGGGCTTCACGGCGCAGTGGCTGGCCGGTGTCGCGGGCGTCGAGCGGATCGACGATCATGTTCGCGCAGCTGCTCGTGCACACACTCGTCGCCACTGTCGGGCTGGCCGTGCTGGTCACGCTCGGCACGACGGTCTTCGACCTGCGGGCGCCGGAGGCGCCGCTGGCCGTGGTCGTCGCGTACGTGGTGGGGGTATTCGGCTTCGCCGCCTTCGGGTTCCTGCTCGCCGCGCTGCTGCCGACGGCCCGCTCGACCAGCGCGATCTCCTTCGCGATCTACCTGCCGATGATCTTCCTGTCCGGCGCGGTGTGGCCCCGCGAGGCCCAACCCGAGTGGGCACAGCGCATCGGTGACGTCCTGCCCCTGACCTACGTGGTCGAGGCACTGAAGGAGCCGTGGATCTTCGGCACCTGGCACGTCGTGGCGCTTGCGGTGTTGGTGGCCATGGTCGTCGCCGGCACGGCGCTGAGCTCCCGTCTGTTCCGTTGGAGCTGA